From a single Dysidea avara chromosome 14, odDysAvar1.4, whole genome shotgun sequence genomic region:
- the LOC136244237 gene encoding uncharacterized protein yields MYVLIASVNSDGKLELKSLIHQRIRLFMERTKYLCFVFVPRRKHQGMDGEAISLAFTTTSGPDCLKEVISQFGQRLKVYKAIKEELVNQEEMGTSRSSIQLSDDDIEEPVKQNPLPTTSTKPILLDDSASASSSSPQSVMRTPLREKVPNPFPIPAFRQATEKNFQNKKIDDIDRKDVSEHWQQCFAHMCKAHPLQIVKLLPNHWLLFTLFSSKQYAYS; encoded by the exons atgtacgttttaatcgcttcagtaaacagtgatggAAAACTTGAATTGAAATCTCTAATACACCAGAGGATTCGCCTTTTCATGGAGCGTACgaaatatctttgttttgtttttgtaccaCGAAGGAAAC ATCAAGGAATGGATGGTGAAGCAATTTCCCTAGCTTTTACAACAACTTCTGGTCCAGACTGTTTAAAGGAAGTGATTTCACAATTTGGGCAGCGCTTGAAGGTTTACAAAGCAATTAAAGAGGAATTAGTTAATCAG GAAGAAATGGGAACCTCAAGGAGCAGTATTCAATTG AGTGATGATGATATTGAAGAACCTGTG AAACAAAATCCTTTGCCAACTACATCTACAAAGCCAATC CTATTAGATGATTCTGCCAGTGCTTCATCCAGTTCTCCACAATCTGTAATGCGTACA CCACTGAGAGAGAAAGTGCCTAACCCATTTCCCATCCCTGCTTTCCGCCAAGCAACAGAAAAAAACTTccaaaacaaaaaaattgatGATATTGACCGAAAAGATGTTTCAGAACACTGGCAACAATGCTTTGCACATATGTGCAAAGCCCATCCACTTCAGATTGTGAAATTGTTGCCAAATCATTGGTTGCTGTTCACCCTTTTCTCAAGCAAACAGTACGCGTACAGCTGA
- the LOC136244239 gene encoding uncharacterized protein has protein sequence MKVHQEYLQCFESSPNPFTGLEAQYLQSKYIEKHFGGLPSELEHEPDSIYNSLSSAVSVLRPTWVKVYGEEYHRNDFVHLGWQLNDLPLFTKVKDILVIGGLTFSK, from the exons ATGAAGGTGCATCAAGAATACTTGCAGTGTTTTGAAAGTTCCCCAAATCCGTTCACAGGATTAGAGGCTCAGTACTTACAGTCCAAGTACATTGAAAAACATTTTG GTGGTTTACCAAGTGAATTAGAACATGAACCGGATAGTATATACAACAGTCTCTCTTCAGCAGTGTCAGTTTTAAG GCCAACGTGGGTTAAAGTTTATGGTGAAGAATATCATCGAAATGATTTTGTTCATCTTGGTTGGCAGCTTAATGATTTGCCACTGTTCACAAAAGTGAAGGACATCCTTGTCATAGGTGGATTGACTTTTTCCAAGTAG